A stretch of DNA from bacterium:
GACGGACACTCGGCTCAAGTTCGGCACATCGTAGTTCACGCTGAACGCACCGCGTGCCGGGTTGGGGACGACGTCCAGCCGCCACAATGACAGCGGGCGCGGCTTCTCCTCTTCGATGCCGCTGCTGACATACTTGCATACCCAGACATACTTGGCCAAGCGGCTCGGGTAGTTCGAGACCATGAACTCGGCCCGGCCGTCGCCGTCTAAGTCCCCGGCCGTCGAAACCGCGTAGCCGATGCTTTGCTCCTCGGCACTGCCCTGAATCCAGGCATCCGGCACCGTGTCAAAGTGGTTGCCGGTCTGCCAAAGGTATGTCGCGCCGGTGAAGTAATGCGGCAGCAAGGGCGCGCCAGCCACAAGGTCGTCATCTCTGTCGCCGGTTGCATCGCCTGCCGATTGAGCCGCCATGCCGAGGTTGGCACTATCCTTCCGGCCGAGGAGACATATATAGGGAATGCTATCCATCGGCCGGCCACCTTTGTGAATGTAGACCTTGCCGCAGTTGTTCGGGCTGAAGAAGCCGTGCGGCCAAGAAGGACTGCCCTCAACTCCGTAGTCGAAGTCCCCCATCGTCTTAAGAAACCCGGGCTTCACATCACCAAGGAACTGCGCCGGGCCCTCGCCGGTCCAGGCCATGTCAGCACTCGTGTCCAGCGGGTTGCCACCGTAGTAGGCATACATCCGACCCCTCATGTCGTAACCGAAATTGGATGCACCTATGTAGAAGTCATGGAAACCATCGTGGTCGAAGTCGCCTTCTGCTGAGACCGCGGTGCCGAACTCCTCGGCCGGGTCGCCGTGCCCGCCTCTCAGGACCACGTCCGGTATTGAATCGAAGCTAGACCCGCCAAAGAACACGTAGACTCTGCCCGTGTACTGCCGTCCGGGCTGTTCCTGCGTGAAGTACGCGCTCACTGCAAGGTCGGCGTGACCGTCTCCGTTCACGTCGCCGACCGAGACAGCCCAGCCGAAGGCGTTGTTCAGCCACCAGATGTTCCGACCACGGATGATGAAAGCGGGAGTCGTATCCATTGGATTGCCGCCCATCCATATTGTGACGATGCCAATACCGGTGTCGGCCATGTCCTCGCCCATTACGATGTCTGCGTAGCCGTCGCCATTCAGGTCAGCGTAGGCCAGGCGCGGGGTGTTCGAGCCAACCCAAACCGGACTCCTCAGCACAATGTCCGGCTTTGTCTCTCCGATGTGATTACCGTAGTAGATGTTGACCCGTCCGCGCAGAGGCGTAGTCCCATGGTTCCCGTCGTAGGTGTCGCAGGCAACCAAGATATCGGGGATACCGTCGCCGTTCACGTCTCCACTGGCAAGGGACGCTCCGAATGCGTAGAGCGATGTGTCTCCGGGAATCGTCCAGATGACGTCCAAGCTCTGAGTAGGCTGAGGCCAAGCGCGCGCGGCCAAGAGCGCAACCACGAGGAGTACGAGGACGAATCCGCCCTTGGTCTTCCTCGCTGCATTAGCTACCGTGCCGATGCCGCCCCTCATCATCGTGATGCCCCCTGACTCCGGGCCTGGCCGCCCGTGTCGGACGTCGGGTGTTTGGAAACAATCAGCCAGTCCATCCCGCCGTCGTTGCTGCGCAGAGCGTACCCATCGCCGCAAGTCACCCAGACTCGCATCGCATCGACGGTCTGCACCTTCAGAAGCGGCACATTGACACCCGGTCTGATTACCGGGAACGTCGCGAT
This window harbors:
- a CDS encoding FG-GAP-like repeat-containing protein; amino-acid sequence: MMRGGIGTVANAARKTKGGFVLVLLVVALLAARAWPQPTQSLDVIWTIPGDTSLYAFGASLASGDVNGDGIPDILVACDTYDGNHGTTPLRGRVNIYYGNHIGETKPDIVLRSPVWVGSNTPRLAYADLNGDGYADIVMGEDMADTGIGIVTIWMGGNPMDTTPAFIIRGRNIWWLNNAFGWAVSVGDVNGDGHADLAVSAYFTQEQPGRQYTGRVYVFFGGSSFDSIPDVVLRGGHGDPAEEFGTAVSAEGDFDHDGFHDFYIGASNFGYDMRGRMYAYYGGNPLDTSADMAWTGEGPAQFLGDVKPGFLKTMGDFDYGVEGSPSWPHGFFSPNNCGKVYIHKGGRPMDSIPYICLLGRKDSANLGMAAQSAGDATGDRDDDLVAGAPLLPHYFTGATYLWQTGNHFDTVPDAWIQGSAEEQSIGYAVSTAGDLDGDGRAEFMVSNYPSRLAKYVWVCKYVSSGIEEEKPRPLSLWRLDVVPNPARGAFSVNYDVPNLSRVSVSLYDIGGRLVRSLSGGYVAPGRHEVKLPSGVLPAGVYFCTLDNGTQRISRKVVLTE